The genomic window ATCGCGATCCGCTAGACCTACCGTGACATCGTTGTCAAACGGGCATCGATGCCCCCACACCAGGAGGAGATTCACCGATGAATCACGCACGCTCCGGCGCGCTCGGCCGCCGACTGCTCGTCGCCGGTTCCATCACCGCGACCGCCGCGCTCGCATTCACCGGCTGCGCCTCGTCGGGCGGTTCCGCCCAGGGCGCGAGCGGCGACGAGACCATCAGCGTCTCGCTCATCACCAAGACCGATACGAACCCGTTCTTCGTCGCCATGCAGCAGGGCGCCGAGGACATCGCCGACGAGTTGGGCGTCGAGCTGACGCTCGCGGCGGGCTCCGAGGACGGCGATGAGGACTCGCAGATCCAGGCCATCGAGAACGCGATCTCGCGCGGCGACGCCGGCATCCTGATCACGCCGAACGGCCCCGCGGTCGAGGACGCCCTCGTCAAGGCCCGCGACGCCGGCCTCTACGTCATCGCGCTGGACACGCCCCCGTCCGACCCCGAGTCGGTCGACATCACGTTCGCCACCGACAATTACCTGGCCGGCCAGGAGATCGGGAAGTGGGCCGCGGCGAAGCTCGACGGCGAGAAGGCGACGATCGCCATGATCGACCTCTTCGACGACAAGGTCGTCTCCGTCGACGTCGCCCGCGACCAGGGCTTCCTCGACGGTATGGGCATCGACCTCGCGGACGAGACGAAGAACGGAGACGAGGAG from Agromyces aurantiacus includes these protein-coding regions:
- a CDS encoding substrate-binding domain-containing protein, yielding MNHARSGALGRRLLVAGSITATAALAFTGCASSGGSAQGASGDETISVSLITKTDTNPFFVAMQQGAEDIADELGVELTLAAGSEDGDEDSQIQAIENAISRGDAGILITPNGPAVEDALVKARDAGLYVIALDTPPSDPESVDITFATDNYLAGQEIGKWAAAKLDGEKATIAMIDLFDDKVVSVDVARDQGFLDGMGIDLADETKNGDEESTGTYSGGDYEIVGNEASQGAEDGGRSAAETLLSKNPDINVVYTINEPAAYGAYEAFKAAGSTDGLIVVSVDGGCAGVDAVTEGIIGATSQQYPLKMAELGVQAVYDLVTTGETPEVSEGLDFYNTGVALVTDDPQDGVESIDTAEAGDICWG